In one window of Microplitis demolitor isolate Queensland-Clemson2020A chromosome 4, iyMicDemo2.1a, whole genome shotgun sequence DNA:
- the LOC103580615 gene encoding protein artichoke isoform X2 translates to MMMWTSWPRTRRKWCHDNPRVLCKNALNFGYCCFIVLAMMSPKEAAKSGASGSEITQCPSPELIPGCPCYNFDDGLFLECAGATENSLRAALSAVASVASPEAVVQSLSIYELDRKIDELKSSVFPHGTQIRHLQISHSSIREISEDAFSKFSSSLSSLGLVSGRLQQVPHKALATLTHLTALDLESNHIHDLSTHSFTKLKLKKLNLKGNQIQKIAEHAFAGLEAYLTDLDLAENKIRIFPMTALRNLEHLVSLRLSWNEVSQLPEDGYSRLDALNFLDLSSNNFDKIPLNCFRCCPVLRTLSLYLNAIEQVDKDAFISLIDLESIDISHNKIVFLDIATFRANQKLRSIDLSHNHIHYIHGVFSRLPELKELFLADNNILEISADTFSGSVNLQVIYLQHNAIRRVDSRSLASLKQLTQLHLTANFISKVPQDFLQHTENLLTLSLDENNIRELEIGTFIRTKHLRELRLQDNQITEVKRGVFAPLPELQELHLQNNAITDMETGALKTLHNLQHVNLQGNLLAVLGDVFQISESSEARGSGLNSEDERAGSSLISIQLDNNGLGVLHNDSLRGQSSVRIMWLGHNRLTRLQAPLFRDLLLVERLYLTNNSISRIEDTTFQPMQALKFLELSMNRLSHVTVKTFSELHELEELYLQDNGLRRFDPFALTALKRLRILDLANNHLNVLHSMIFQEGLPIRTLNLRNCSVSLIESGTFRGLNNLYELNLEYNHLTANALDRLDIPGLRVLKISNNNFSQVNGESLDGLPSLQQLSMESASIHRIPTELFTKNKNLIKLLLGNNLLRSLPGSLFLGLESLREVKLDGNRFQEPPYEVFLNATSIEFLSLAHNLISHVDATRLSGLSSLRELDLRNNHIMTLSGFATANFSRLISVDLSYNHLTALPANFFVHSIQLRKIELAGNKFRQIPSTALGERNIPNLNWLNMTSNPLTRIHEFPSLETHYPALQEIHISKTNLTIISSQDFEAFPALLHLFVTANAVARIGQGAFRNLLLLMTLDLSANELEVLPQERLRGLEHLKLLNLTRNKLKELEDFPMDSKGLQILDLSFNQITYIGGETFRYLGNLEELHLHGNWVTRIAADAFKMMKKLRLLDLSRNYLSNLPLSALRPLETQIRILRAEENPLHCGCESQELWEWLRDHQKLVVGTGGGREGGVGAGGGNTVGRRGMGVNDVESPGLLRCEQPSELRGLVFLDLDPHAFCSTPLVLEITIQEIQPFSVIVIWQSRNHTGLHGYQIVYRNLDALNEVRGKILGPTARQLRLSKLIANTRYLICIRGLGNWAPEEYSSSASLSSSVSTRKPINSTEDDVFFDNLSSLPPEMADSTVSRCAKVKTLELPAAIIINNDGSAPISDPSSVTSILTRRLGLIVGCCMGFIVFILLVSVLGYLKVKKQREAVKRDQQPLPPEYISYRHFSIQSGDAGATARTAAANNAMGGVGASVTSTSTDVTAVTATITTTTVTNNKDMTHSGYVNNVITGATNLNV, encoded by the exons ATGATGATGTGGACAAGTTGGCCACGAACCAGACGAAAGTGGTGTCATGATAATCCGAGAGTGCTTTGCAAAAATGCTCTTAACTTTGGTTACTGTTGTTTCATCGTACTGGCTATGATGTCACCGAAAGAAGCCGCTAAAAGTGGAGCTAGTGGGAGTGAAATCACACAGTGTCCGTCCCCGGAACTGATTCCTGGCTGTCCGTGCTACAACTTCGACGATGGACTTTTTTTGGAATGCGCTGGGGCCACGGAAAACTCTTTGAGAGCAGCTCTGAGTGCTGTAGCTAGTGTAGCCAGTCCCGAAG CTGTAGTTCAGTCACTGAGCATCTACGAGCTGGATCGCAAGATAGACGAGCTGAAATCCAGCGTCTTTCCCCACGGGACACAAATCCGACACCTGCAGATCTCTCACTCCAGCATCCGTGAAATCTCCGAAGATGCTTTCTCGAAATTCAGTTCCTCACTCTCGTCACTGGGCCTGGTCTCCGGTCGTCTGCAACAGGTGCCTCACAAAGCCCTGGCTACCCTCACACACCTGACGGCTCTGGACCTAGAATCGAATCACATCCACGATCTGTCCACGCATTCATTCACCAAACTCAAGCTCAAAAAGCTCAACCTTAAAGGCAACCAGATCCAAAAGATCGCCGAGCACGCCTTCGCTGGTCTGGAGGCCTACCTGACTGATCTAGACCTCGCTGAGAATAAGATCCGCATTTTTCCAATGACGGCGCTACGCAACCTAGAGCATTTGGTATCTCTGCGGCTGTCATGGAACGAAGTGTCGCAACTGCCTGAAGATGGATACTCCCGACTAGACGCTCTGAATTTCCTGGACCTCAGTAGCAAtaactttgataaaattcctCTCAACTGTTTCCGTTGCTGTCCAGTGCTACGAACCCTCTCGCTTTATTTGAATGCAATCGAGCAGGTAGACAAAGATGCCTTCATATCCCTGATAGACTTGGAATCAATAGACATATCTCACAACAAAATAGTCTTTCTGGACATAGCCACCTTCCGTGCCAACCAGAAGCTCCGTTCTATTGACCTCAGCCACAATCACATTCATTACATCCACGGAGTCTTCTCCCGGCTGCCTGAACTTAAAGAATTATTCCTGGCTGACAATAACATTCTGGAAATATCAGCAGATACATTCTCCGGCAGTGTTAACCTCCAGGTAATCTACCTGCAGCACAACGCCATCCGCCGAGTTGATTCCCGTAGTCTCGCGAGTTTGAAACAGCTTACACAACTCCATCTTACGGCGAACTTTATCAGTAAAGTGCCCCAAGACTTTCTTCAGCACACGGAGAACTTACTTACGCTCTCGCTGGATGAAAACAATATCCGGGAGCTAGAAATTGGGACTTTCATACGAACTAAGCACCTGAGAGAACTCAGGCTGCAGGATAATCAGATTACTGAGGTCAAAAGAGGAGTTTTTGCGCCACTACCTGAGCTACAAGAGCTTCATCTTCAGAACAATGCGATCACTGATATGGAAACTGGGGCATTGAAGACACTGCACAATTTGCAGCATGTCAATTTACAAGGAAACCTACTGGCGGTCTTGGGTGACGTGTTCCAGATATCGGAATCTTCTGAAGCCAGAGGGTCCGGTTTAAATTCAGAAGATGAGCGAGCAGGGAGCTCGCTGATCTCAATCCAGCTGGACAATAACGGACTGGGTGTGCTGCACAATGACTCACTTCGTGGTCAATCTTCAGTAAGGATCATGTGGTTGGGGCACAATAGACTCACAAGGCTCCAAGCCCCATTGTTTAGAGACTTGCTGCTCGTGGAGCGACTTTACCTGACCAACAACTCAATCTCCAGGATCGAGGACACGACTTTTCAGCCTATGCAGGCGCTAAAGTTTCTGGAACTCAGTATGAACCGCCTAAGCCACGTGACTGTCAAGACTTTCTCAGAACTCCATGAACTGGAAGAGCTCTACCTGCAAGACAATGGACTCAGACGCTTCGATCCTTTTGCTTTAACTGCGTTAAAGCGACTCAGAATCCTAGACCTCGCCAACAATCATCTCAATGTCCTGCACAGTATGATTTTCCAAGAAGGACTGCCCATCCGGACCCTCAATCTTAGGAACTGCTCTGTCAGTCTCATCGAATCTGGCACATTTCGCGGGCTCAATAACTTATACGAGCTCAATCTTGAGTACAACCATCTCACGGCAAATGCTCTAGATCGTCTGGACATTCCTGGTCTGCGAGTTCTCAAGATCTCCAATAATAACTTCAGTCAAGTCAACGGGGAGTCACTCGACGGGCTGCCTTCTTTGCAACAGCTGTCCATGGAATCAGCTTCCATCCACCGGATACCCACAGAACTGTTCACTAAGAACAAGAACCTGATTAAGTTACTTCTAGGCAACAATCTACTGCGCTCCCTCCcggggagtttatttttaggtCTAGAGTCTCTGAGGGAAGTGAAACTAGATGGAAATCGTTTCCAAGAGCCTCCTTATGAAGTTTTTCTGAACGCCACCTCTATTGAGTTCTTATCCCTGGCTCACAACCTCATTTCCCATGTAGACGCCACTCGTCTAAGTGGGCTTAGTAGCCTAAGGGAGTTAGATCTTCGCAACAACCACATTATGACGCTTTCTGGATTCGCGACGGCAAATTTCTCACGACTCATCTCCGTTGATCTTAGCTACAACCATTTGACGGCACTACCTGCCAACTTCTTCGTGCACTCGATCCAGTTACGTAAAATCGAGCTTGCGGGTAATAAATTCCGGCAGATCCCCAGTACCGCGTTGGGTGAGAGGAATATTCCTAACTTAAATTGGTTAAATATGACCAGCAATCCGCTAACGAGAATCCACGAGTTTCCTTCGCTGGAAACTCACTACCCAGCACTTCAAGAGATtcatatctcgaaaactaacTTGACCATAATAAGCAGTCAGGATTTTGAAGCCTTCCCGGCATTGCTGCACTTGTTCGTGACCGCTAATGCGGTGGCTAGAATTGGGCAAGGAGCTTTTAGGAATTTACTGTTGTTAATGACGCTGGATTTGAGCGCTAATGAACTTGAAGTACTGCCTCAGGAACGACTGAGGGGATTAGAACATCTTAAGCTACTCAATTTAACCCGCAATAAGCTCAAGGAGTTAGAAGACTTTCCGATGGACTCAAAAGGTCTGCAGATTCTTGACCTCTCTTTCAATCAGATTACCTATATTGGCGGTGAGACCTTCAGGTACTTGGGAAATTTAGAGGAACTGCACTTGCACGGAAATTGGGTCACCAGGATCGCAGCGGATGCTTTCAAAATGATGAAAAAGCTAAGGCTTTTAGATTTGAGCAGAAATTATCTGTCAAACTTGCCTCTCAGCGCTCTCAGGCCGCTGGAGACTCAGATACGGATTCTTAGAGCTGAAG AAAATCCACTTCACTGTGGCTGTGAATCTCAGGAGCTTTGGGAATGGCTTAGGGATCATCAGAAACTTGTTGTCGGTACCGGAGGCGGTCGAGAAGGTGGAGTGGGCGCTGGAGGAGGTAATACTGTTGGACGTCGTGGGATGGGTGTCAATGATGTTGAATCGCCTGGATTGTTGCGATGTGAACAGCCATCTGAATTACGGGGACTCGTATTCTTGGATTTAGATCCTCATGCCTTTTGTTCAACTCCTCTTGTTCTAGAAATCACGATACAAGAGATACAGCCGTTCTCAGTTATTGTTATTTGGCAAAGTCGTAATCATACTGGATTACATGGTTATCAAATCGTCTACAGAAATTTAGACGCCCTCAATGAG GTTCGCGGGAAAATACTAGGACCAACAGCACGACAGTTACGGCTGTCAAAATTAATTGCCAATACGCGGTATCTCATCTGCATACGCGGGCTGGGAAATTGGGCGCCAGAAGAATACTCTTCCTCAGCGTCCTTATCCTCTTCAGTTTCTACAAGAAAGCCGATTAATAGTACTGAAGATGACGTTTTCTTTGACAATTTGAGTTCCCTACCTCCCGAAATGGCGGATTCGACTGTAAGTCGTTGCGCAAAAGTAAAAACTCTTGAATTGCCGGCTGcaatcatcataaataatgaCGGTAGTGCTCCCATAAGTGACCCCAGCAGTGTAACAAGCATCCTGACCCGTCGGTTGGGTCTTATAGTTGGCTGTTGCATGGGTTTTATAGTCTTCATACTTCTCGTCTCCGTTTTGGGCTACTTGAAGGTCAAAAAACAGAGAGAGGCGGTGAAGCGGGATCAGCAACCTCTGCCACCAGAATATATTTCTTATCGGCATTTTAGTATACAAAGTGGCGACGCTGGCGCCACTGC
- the LOC103580615 gene encoding protein artichoke isoform X1 has protein sequence MMMWTSWPRTRRKWCHDNPRVLCKNALNFGYCCFIVLAMMSPKEAAKSGASGSEITQCPSPELIPGCPCYNFDDGLFLECAGATENSLRAALSAVASVASPEEAVVQSLSIYELDRKIDELKSSVFPHGTQIRHLQISHSSIREISEDAFSKFSSSLSSLGLVSGRLQQVPHKALATLTHLTALDLESNHIHDLSTHSFTKLKLKKLNLKGNQIQKIAEHAFAGLEAYLTDLDLAENKIRIFPMTALRNLEHLVSLRLSWNEVSQLPEDGYSRLDALNFLDLSSNNFDKIPLNCFRCCPVLRTLSLYLNAIEQVDKDAFISLIDLESIDISHNKIVFLDIATFRANQKLRSIDLSHNHIHYIHGVFSRLPELKELFLADNNILEISADTFSGSVNLQVIYLQHNAIRRVDSRSLASLKQLTQLHLTANFISKVPQDFLQHTENLLTLSLDENNIRELEIGTFIRTKHLRELRLQDNQITEVKRGVFAPLPELQELHLQNNAITDMETGALKTLHNLQHVNLQGNLLAVLGDVFQISESSEARGSGLNSEDERAGSSLISIQLDNNGLGVLHNDSLRGQSSVRIMWLGHNRLTRLQAPLFRDLLLVERLYLTNNSISRIEDTTFQPMQALKFLELSMNRLSHVTVKTFSELHELEELYLQDNGLRRFDPFALTALKRLRILDLANNHLNVLHSMIFQEGLPIRTLNLRNCSVSLIESGTFRGLNNLYELNLEYNHLTANALDRLDIPGLRVLKISNNNFSQVNGESLDGLPSLQQLSMESASIHRIPTELFTKNKNLIKLLLGNNLLRSLPGSLFLGLESLREVKLDGNRFQEPPYEVFLNATSIEFLSLAHNLISHVDATRLSGLSSLRELDLRNNHIMTLSGFATANFSRLISVDLSYNHLTALPANFFVHSIQLRKIELAGNKFRQIPSTALGERNIPNLNWLNMTSNPLTRIHEFPSLETHYPALQEIHISKTNLTIISSQDFEAFPALLHLFVTANAVARIGQGAFRNLLLLMTLDLSANELEVLPQERLRGLEHLKLLNLTRNKLKELEDFPMDSKGLQILDLSFNQITYIGGETFRYLGNLEELHLHGNWVTRIAADAFKMMKKLRLLDLSRNYLSNLPLSALRPLETQIRILRAEENPLHCGCESQELWEWLRDHQKLVVGTGGGREGGVGAGGGNTVGRRGMGVNDVESPGLLRCEQPSELRGLVFLDLDPHAFCSTPLVLEITIQEIQPFSVIVIWQSRNHTGLHGYQIVYRNLDALNEVRGKILGPTARQLRLSKLIANTRYLICIRGLGNWAPEEYSSSASLSSSVSTRKPINSTEDDVFFDNLSSLPPEMADSTVSRCAKVKTLELPAAIIINNDGSAPISDPSSVTSILTRRLGLIVGCCMGFIVFILLVSVLGYLKVKKQREAVKRDQQPLPPEYISYRHFSIQSGDAGATARTAAANNAMGGVGASVTSTSTDVTAVTATITTTTVTNNKDMTHSGYVNNVITGATNLNV, from the exons ATGATGATGTGGACAAGTTGGCCACGAACCAGACGAAAGTGGTGTCATGATAATCCGAGAGTGCTTTGCAAAAATGCTCTTAACTTTGGTTACTGTTGTTTCATCGTACTGGCTATGATGTCACCGAAAGAAGCCGCTAAAAGTGGAGCTAGTGGGAGTGAAATCACACAGTGTCCGTCCCCGGAACTGATTCCTGGCTGTCCGTGCTACAACTTCGACGATGGACTTTTTTTGGAATGCGCTGGGGCCACGGAAAACTCTTTGAGAGCAGCTCTGAGTGCTGTAGCTAGTGTAGCCAGTCCCGAAG AAGCTGTAGTTCAGTCACTGAGCATCTACGAGCTGGATCGCAAGATAGACGAGCTGAAATCCAGCGTCTTTCCCCACGGGACACAAATCCGACACCTGCAGATCTCTCACTCCAGCATCCGTGAAATCTCCGAAGATGCTTTCTCGAAATTCAGTTCCTCACTCTCGTCACTGGGCCTGGTCTCCGGTCGTCTGCAACAGGTGCCTCACAAAGCCCTGGCTACCCTCACACACCTGACGGCTCTGGACCTAGAATCGAATCACATCCACGATCTGTCCACGCATTCATTCACCAAACTCAAGCTCAAAAAGCTCAACCTTAAAGGCAACCAGATCCAAAAGATCGCCGAGCACGCCTTCGCTGGTCTGGAGGCCTACCTGACTGATCTAGACCTCGCTGAGAATAAGATCCGCATTTTTCCAATGACGGCGCTACGCAACCTAGAGCATTTGGTATCTCTGCGGCTGTCATGGAACGAAGTGTCGCAACTGCCTGAAGATGGATACTCCCGACTAGACGCTCTGAATTTCCTGGACCTCAGTAGCAAtaactttgataaaattcctCTCAACTGTTTCCGTTGCTGTCCAGTGCTACGAACCCTCTCGCTTTATTTGAATGCAATCGAGCAGGTAGACAAAGATGCCTTCATATCCCTGATAGACTTGGAATCAATAGACATATCTCACAACAAAATAGTCTTTCTGGACATAGCCACCTTCCGTGCCAACCAGAAGCTCCGTTCTATTGACCTCAGCCACAATCACATTCATTACATCCACGGAGTCTTCTCCCGGCTGCCTGAACTTAAAGAATTATTCCTGGCTGACAATAACATTCTGGAAATATCAGCAGATACATTCTCCGGCAGTGTTAACCTCCAGGTAATCTACCTGCAGCACAACGCCATCCGCCGAGTTGATTCCCGTAGTCTCGCGAGTTTGAAACAGCTTACACAACTCCATCTTACGGCGAACTTTATCAGTAAAGTGCCCCAAGACTTTCTTCAGCACACGGAGAACTTACTTACGCTCTCGCTGGATGAAAACAATATCCGGGAGCTAGAAATTGGGACTTTCATACGAACTAAGCACCTGAGAGAACTCAGGCTGCAGGATAATCAGATTACTGAGGTCAAAAGAGGAGTTTTTGCGCCACTACCTGAGCTACAAGAGCTTCATCTTCAGAACAATGCGATCACTGATATGGAAACTGGGGCATTGAAGACACTGCACAATTTGCAGCATGTCAATTTACAAGGAAACCTACTGGCGGTCTTGGGTGACGTGTTCCAGATATCGGAATCTTCTGAAGCCAGAGGGTCCGGTTTAAATTCAGAAGATGAGCGAGCAGGGAGCTCGCTGATCTCAATCCAGCTGGACAATAACGGACTGGGTGTGCTGCACAATGACTCACTTCGTGGTCAATCTTCAGTAAGGATCATGTGGTTGGGGCACAATAGACTCACAAGGCTCCAAGCCCCATTGTTTAGAGACTTGCTGCTCGTGGAGCGACTTTACCTGACCAACAACTCAATCTCCAGGATCGAGGACACGACTTTTCAGCCTATGCAGGCGCTAAAGTTTCTGGAACTCAGTATGAACCGCCTAAGCCACGTGACTGTCAAGACTTTCTCAGAACTCCATGAACTGGAAGAGCTCTACCTGCAAGACAATGGACTCAGACGCTTCGATCCTTTTGCTTTAACTGCGTTAAAGCGACTCAGAATCCTAGACCTCGCCAACAATCATCTCAATGTCCTGCACAGTATGATTTTCCAAGAAGGACTGCCCATCCGGACCCTCAATCTTAGGAACTGCTCTGTCAGTCTCATCGAATCTGGCACATTTCGCGGGCTCAATAACTTATACGAGCTCAATCTTGAGTACAACCATCTCACGGCAAATGCTCTAGATCGTCTGGACATTCCTGGTCTGCGAGTTCTCAAGATCTCCAATAATAACTTCAGTCAAGTCAACGGGGAGTCACTCGACGGGCTGCCTTCTTTGCAACAGCTGTCCATGGAATCAGCTTCCATCCACCGGATACCCACAGAACTGTTCACTAAGAACAAGAACCTGATTAAGTTACTTCTAGGCAACAATCTACTGCGCTCCCTCCcggggagtttatttttaggtCTAGAGTCTCTGAGGGAAGTGAAACTAGATGGAAATCGTTTCCAAGAGCCTCCTTATGAAGTTTTTCTGAACGCCACCTCTATTGAGTTCTTATCCCTGGCTCACAACCTCATTTCCCATGTAGACGCCACTCGTCTAAGTGGGCTTAGTAGCCTAAGGGAGTTAGATCTTCGCAACAACCACATTATGACGCTTTCTGGATTCGCGACGGCAAATTTCTCACGACTCATCTCCGTTGATCTTAGCTACAACCATTTGACGGCACTACCTGCCAACTTCTTCGTGCACTCGATCCAGTTACGTAAAATCGAGCTTGCGGGTAATAAATTCCGGCAGATCCCCAGTACCGCGTTGGGTGAGAGGAATATTCCTAACTTAAATTGGTTAAATATGACCAGCAATCCGCTAACGAGAATCCACGAGTTTCCTTCGCTGGAAACTCACTACCCAGCACTTCAAGAGATtcatatctcgaaaactaacTTGACCATAATAAGCAGTCAGGATTTTGAAGCCTTCCCGGCATTGCTGCACTTGTTCGTGACCGCTAATGCGGTGGCTAGAATTGGGCAAGGAGCTTTTAGGAATTTACTGTTGTTAATGACGCTGGATTTGAGCGCTAATGAACTTGAAGTACTGCCTCAGGAACGACTGAGGGGATTAGAACATCTTAAGCTACTCAATTTAACCCGCAATAAGCTCAAGGAGTTAGAAGACTTTCCGATGGACTCAAAAGGTCTGCAGATTCTTGACCTCTCTTTCAATCAGATTACCTATATTGGCGGTGAGACCTTCAGGTACTTGGGAAATTTAGAGGAACTGCACTTGCACGGAAATTGGGTCACCAGGATCGCAGCGGATGCTTTCAAAATGATGAAAAAGCTAAGGCTTTTAGATTTGAGCAGAAATTATCTGTCAAACTTGCCTCTCAGCGCTCTCAGGCCGCTGGAGACTCAGATACGGATTCTTAGAGCTGAAG AAAATCCACTTCACTGTGGCTGTGAATCTCAGGAGCTTTGGGAATGGCTTAGGGATCATCAGAAACTTGTTGTCGGTACCGGAGGCGGTCGAGAAGGTGGAGTGGGCGCTGGAGGAGGTAATACTGTTGGACGTCGTGGGATGGGTGTCAATGATGTTGAATCGCCTGGATTGTTGCGATGTGAACAGCCATCTGAATTACGGGGACTCGTATTCTTGGATTTAGATCCTCATGCCTTTTGTTCAACTCCTCTTGTTCTAGAAATCACGATACAAGAGATACAGCCGTTCTCAGTTATTGTTATTTGGCAAAGTCGTAATCATACTGGATTACATGGTTATCAAATCGTCTACAGAAATTTAGACGCCCTCAATGAG GTTCGCGGGAAAATACTAGGACCAACAGCACGACAGTTACGGCTGTCAAAATTAATTGCCAATACGCGGTATCTCATCTGCATACGCGGGCTGGGAAATTGGGCGCCAGAAGAATACTCTTCCTCAGCGTCCTTATCCTCTTCAGTTTCTACAAGAAAGCCGATTAATAGTACTGAAGATGACGTTTTCTTTGACAATTTGAGTTCCCTACCTCCCGAAATGGCGGATTCGACTGTAAGTCGTTGCGCAAAAGTAAAAACTCTTGAATTGCCGGCTGcaatcatcataaataatgaCGGTAGTGCTCCCATAAGTGACCCCAGCAGTGTAACAAGCATCCTGACCCGTCGGTTGGGTCTTATAGTTGGCTGTTGCATGGGTTTTATAGTCTTCATACTTCTCGTCTCCGTTTTGGGCTACTTGAAGGTCAAAAAACAGAGAGAGGCGGTGAAGCGGGATCAGCAACCTCTGCCACCAGAATATATTTCTTATCGGCATTTTAGTATACAAAGTGGCGACGCTGGCGCCACTGC